A genomic segment from Tessaracoccus defluvii encodes:
- a CDS encoding Gfo/Idh/MocA family protein: MGTPLKVGIIGVGNISGQYLAAMPTYPTITITAVADLHEDRAAAAAAPLGAAVVPVADLLASPDVDLVLNLTTPASHAPLALQSLAAGKHYYGEKPLALTFAEGQAIMEAAAAAGLAVGSAPDTVLGTGIQTSRQLIEEGRIGDVVGAMVHWTAPGHELWHPNPAFYYQPGAGPLFDMGPYYLSALVHLLGPIARVTGVATRSDRPRTVATGPLAGQAIPVDVATHVTALLQHASGTVSTVTVSFDVWATRAPLFEVYGTQGSLGIPDPNQFSDTTLLWTPEVREWAEVAPTAGYRDGARGVGVADLAARLAHGEPPRASGDVGLHVLEVMEAILNCEEGRGHSIRTRPTIPALVPLCIHPTLS, encoded by the coding sequence ATGGGTACCCCTCTCAAGGTCGGAATCATCGGGGTCGGAAACATCAGCGGCCAGTACCTGGCCGCCATGCCGACCTACCCGACCATCACCATCACCGCGGTCGCCGACCTCCACGAGGACAGGGCCGCCGCGGCCGCCGCCCCACTGGGAGCCGCCGTCGTCCCGGTGGCCGACCTCCTGGCGAGCCCCGACGTCGATCTGGTCCTGAACCTCACGACGCCCGCCTCGCACGCCCCGCTCGCCCTGCAGTCGCTGGCAGCCGGCAAGCACTACTACGGAGAGAAGCCGTTGGCGCTGACCTTCGCCGAGGGACAGGCCATCATGGAGGCCGCCGCCGCGGCCGGACTGGCCGTCGGAAGCGCCCCCGACACCGTGCTGGGTACCGGCATCCAGACCTCCCGACAGCTGATCGAGGAGGGACGGATCGGCGACGTCGTGGGTGCCATGGTCCACTGGACGGCGCCCGGTCACGAGCTCTGGCACCCCAATCCGGCCTTCTACTACCAGCCGGGAGCCGGCCCCCTGTTCGACATGGGCCCCTACTACCTATCTGCGCTGGTCCACCTCCTGGGCCCGATCGCCCGCGTGACCGGGGTGGCGACCCGCAGCGACCGCCCCAGGACCGTCGCCACGGGGCCGCTCGCCGGCCAGGCCATCCCCGTCGACGTCGCCACGCACGTGACGGCGCTGCTGCAGCACGCCTCCGGCACCGTCAGCACCGTAACCGTCAGCTTCGACGTGTGGGCCACCCGTGCCCCGCTTTTCGAGGTGTACGGCACGCAGGGCTCCCTCGGGATCCCCGACCCGAACCAGTTCTCCGACACCACCCTGCTCTGGACTCCCGAGGTCCGGGAATGGGCAGAGGTGGCGCCCACCGCCGGCTACCGGGACGGCGCCCGCGGCGTCGGCGTGGCGGACCTGGCGGCTCGTCTCGCACACGGCGAGCCCCCGCGGGCTTCCGGAGACGTCGGGCTGCACGTCCTCGAGGTCATGGAGGCGATCCTCAACTGCGAGGAGGGACGCGGGCACAGCATCCGCACGCGTCCCACCATCCCCGCACTCGTGCCGTTGTGCATCCACCCGACCCTGTCCTGA
- a CDS encoding LacI family DNA-binding transcriptional regulator yields the protein MKRPTVIDVAHGAGVSRATAARVLAGSDRVDPAMTAAVMAEARRLGYETNLAARSLRSGRSGAIGLVVATNELGGLMGNFAAKILQGAVKGLTDVDIQPVIVAADNDNRVTRYLSKGHVDAAIVILQHEFSEVTAAIAASSLPLVWVGRPGFPIGANAAVIDADNYGGGRLAARTLLDSGRQRIAHIAGPRDMTAANDRRQGWQDELYEASITPGPVAYGDFSMAGGTSAMMRIIARSPDVDAVFVSSDLMAAGALRVLQASGRSVPRDVALLGFDDVAVATTTDPPLSSIRQPLEDMGRRAAEMANSLSHGRDISRDQTLPTTLVSRESH from the coding sequence GTGAAGCGACCCACCGTGATCGACGTGGCACATGGGGCGGGTGTCTCCCGAGCAACAGCGGCCCGGGTTCTCGCCGGCTCCGACCGGGTCGACCCTGCCATGACCGCTGCCGTCATGGCAGAGGCGCGACGCCTCGGCTACGAGACGAACCTTGCAGCCCGCTCACTCAGGAGTGGCCGCTCTGGCGCCATCGGCCTCGTGGTCGCCACGAATGAGCTCGGCGGCCTGATGGGCAACTTCGCTGCAAAGATCCTTCAGGGCGCAGTCAAGGGACTCACGGACGTCGACATTCAGCCCGTGATCGTGGCGGCCGACAACGACAACCGCGTGACGCGGTACTTGAGCAAAGGGCACGTCGACGCCGCCATCGTGATCCTGCAGCACGAGTTCAGCGAGGTCACCGCGGCCATCGCCGCCTCATCCCTACCGCTCGTCTGGGTCGGACGCCCCGGCTTCCCGATCGGCGCGAACGCCGCCGTTATTGACGCGGACAACTACGGGGGAGGTCGCCTGGCCGCCCGAACTCTCCTGGATTCAGGCCGGCAACGTATCGCACACATCGCCGGCCCGCGTGACATGACGGCAGCCAACGACCGCCGCCAGGGTTGGCAGGACGAACTGTACGAGGCCAGCATCACGCCGGGCCCTGTCGCCTATGGCGACTTCAGCATGGCGGGCGGGACGTCCGCGATGATGCGCATCATCGCCCGCTCCCCCGACGTGGACGCGGTCTTCGTTTCATCAGACCTGATGGCAGCCGGAGCCCTCCGCGTCCTTCAAGCGTCCGGCAGGTCAGTCCCGCGCGACGTTGCCCTTCTAGGCTTCGATGACGTGGCCGTCGCCACGACTACCGACCCTCCGCTCAGCAGCATCCGCCAGCCGCTCGAGGACATGGGACGGAGAGCCGCCGAGATGGCGAACTCCCTCTCCCACGGCCGCGACATCTCCCGAGATCAGACCCTGCCAACGACCTTGGTCAGCCGCGAGTCGCACTGA
- a CDS encoding extracellular solute-binding protein, translating to MASRRIAAGAAAAVALALLATGCSNPAPTTTSGASEQTSFEFWSFTGIDQAASVEEYKAKRPDVTVKLTEVGSSVETAQALTTALAGGKVPDLVLNPRR from the coding sequence ATGGCTTCCCGTCGAATCGCCGCCGGAGCCGCGGCCGCCGTAGCGCTTGCGCTGCTGGCGACTGGGTGCTCCAACCCGGCACCTACCACCACCAGCGGCGCGTCCGAACAGACGTCCTTTGAGTTCTGGTCCTTCACCGGTATCGATCAGGCCGCCAGCGTCGAGGAGTACAAGGCCAAGCGGCCAGACGTCACCGTCAAGCTGACCGAGGTTGGCTCCTCCGTTGAGACGGCGCAGGCCCTGACCACGGCCCTCGCAGGCGGTAAGGTTCCCGACCTGGTTCTGAATCCAAGGCGATGA
- a CDS encoding IS3 family transposase (programmed frameshift), whose amino-acid sequence MTRKKFSPEFKAEAVRAVIESSRTVAEVARDHGIGSETLRNWVNAYRRDHPDELPEISEPERAELARLRKEVRELKAEREFLGKSGGLLRQRVPVTAKYAFINSEEGNYSIRSMCRWARVSRAGYYEWLNRPVSVTQRWRDELGDIIEVLFADSDATYGYRRIHAALVRAGRPCDPQTVRAIMAERGLVACQPRRSGPRTTIPADAKDLPDLVNRDFTADEPGLKLVGDITYIPTWQGWVYLATVLDCCTKKVVGYAMAEHMRTELVTDALAMAISNGHIRSGETIFHSDRGTQYMSAEFAEFTRAAGIVRSVGRTGICYDNAWAESFNATLKVERVHRAVYPTRRHAIRDIARYIELRYNQKRLHSALQYRTPNEAEQDWYETNKAA is encoded by the exons ATGACCCGGAAGAAGTTCAGCCCGGAATTCAAGGCGGAGGCGGTTCGTGCGGTGATTGAGTCGTCGCGGACTGTTGCCGAGGTCGCGCGTGATCATGGTATCGGCTCGGAAACACTCAGGAATTGGGTGAATGCGTATCGGCGGGACCACCCGGATGAGTTACCGGAGATCAGCGAACCGGAGCGTGCTGAACTGGCACGGTTGCGTAAGGAGGTCCGTGAGTTGAAGGCCGAGCGGGAGTTCCTGG GGAAAAGCGGCGGCCTTCTTCGCCAAAGAGTTCCGGTGACCGCGAAGTACGCGTTCATCAACAGCGAAGAAGGCAACTACTCGATCCGGAGCATGTGTCGGTGGGCGAGGGTGTCGAGGGCCGGCTACTACGAGTGGCTCAACCGGCCGGTCTCGGTGACCCAGCGGTGGCGCGACGAGCTCGGCGACATCATCGAGGTCCTGTTCGCCGACTCCGACGCCACCTACGGCTACCGACGGATCCATGCCGCCTTGGTGCGGGCCGGGAGGCCGTGTGACCCGCAGACGGTGCGTGCGATCATGGCCGAGCGTGGCTTGGTGGCTTGTCAGCCGCGCCGCAGCGGGCCCAGGACCACGATCCCGGCTGACGCGAAGGATCTGCCGGATCTGGTCAACAGGGACTTCACCGCCGACGAGCCCGGGCTGAAGCTGGTCGGGGACATCACCTACATCCCGACCTGGCAGGGGTGGGTGTATCTGGCCACCGTGCTGGACTGCTGCACGAAGAAGGTCGTCGGGTACGCGATGGCCGAGCACATGCGAACCGAGCTGGTCACCGACGCCCTGGCCATGGCGATCAGTAATGGCCATATCCGCAGCGGGGAGACGATTTTCCATTCGGATCGCGGGACTCAATACATGTCGGCCGAGTTTGCCGAGTTCACGCGCGCGGCTGGGATTGTTCGGTCGGTCGGACGGACTGGTATCTGCTATGACAATGCGTGGGCGGAGTCGTTCAACGCGACCTTGAAAGTGGAGCGGGTTCATCGGGCCGTGTATCCGACTCGGCGGCATGCTATCCGGGATATTGCACGCTACATCGAGTTGCGTTACAATCAGAAACGGTTGCATTCCGCGCTTCAATATCGTACCCCGAACGAAGCAGAGCAGGACTGGTACGAAACCAACAAGGCAGCCTGA
- a CDS encoding glycoside hydrolase family 95-like protein, which produces MITRDLGNSPRRLNHRTNRLRLEFRAELLPGHSIPSISPTDSTGGGSWSGNNPSPQNMMSTHDAGAIFNVDASGGLPGLVAAMLFRSEPATCYLLPALPTDWPTGSITGLVGHHGLILDKLEWDTGQGRGHATLRRRPGTEWLRDSDSLSIHAGAGWTVPMEAVHVGTTPVTVELSRRPF; this is translated from the coding sequence ATGATCACGCGCGACCTCGGCAACAGTCCGCGACGACTCAATCACCGCACGAACCGCCTCCGCCTTGAATTCCGGGCTGAACTTCTTCCGGGTCATTCGATCCCTTCCATTTCTCCCACGGATTCTACCGGTGGGGGCTCTTGGTCCGGAAACAATCCCTCACCTCAAAACATGATGTCGACCCACGACGCCGGGGCCATCTTCAATGTCGATGCTTCGGGAGGCTTGCCTGGTTTGGTTGCCGCAATGCTCTTCCGGAGTGAGCCGGCAACCTGTTACCTTCTCCCGGCCCTGCCGACCGACTGGCCCACTGGGTCGATCACTGGCCTGGTAGGCCACCACGGCCTGATCCTGGACAAACTGGAGTGGGACACGGGGCAGGGCAGAGGGCATGCAACCCTACGACGACGTCCCGGGACCGAATGGCTTCGAGATAGTGACAGCCTCTCCATCCATGCCGGAGCAGGCTGGACCGTTCCGATGGAAGCCGTCCATGTGGGCACAACCCCAGTCACGGTTGAACTCTCACGCCGTCCCTTCTGA
- a CDS encoding glycosyl hydrolase family 95 catalytic domain-containing protein has product MDVAGFASPGRSAGPTTPLDRAALIAGSQLDLQSNVGTEVSTEDLFLRARSNDADARLGLVELAYAAGRHTILSSTGELPPNLSGVWQGSWAPAWSGDYTLNGNLTAGALASAVTTGMPELRTSLIRLLDRYREHFVENAVRLWGADGWLLPTHMSSHGRANHFNAAFPHAFWVGGGGWLLRHCFDYLSATGDKAALPWIWEFAHEVMAFYTTALPHWGGQWHVAPGFSPENTPEGRDTPLSIDPTGDLTIIRDAALIACRLAHLVGDERPCAAWMEFRDHLPPFRISDGLLAEWIDNGTPENHAHRHCSHLYVAEIEGEERWEDSAIQQATRAALAARVRHRNSNPTAPPGTMEMAFGLCQLGIVAARLGDAETALWAVTWLTQEHWRPNGLRDEIRTA; this is encoded by the coding sequence GTGGATGTCGCAGGATTCGCTTCCCCTGGCCGATCGGCCGGACCCACCACACCGTTGGATCGTGCGGCACTCATCGCGGGCAGCCAACTCGATCTGCAGAGCAACGTAGGCACTGAGGTTTCGACAGAGGATCTCTTCCTTCGTGCCAGGTCGAACGATGCGGACGCCAGACTCGGGCTGGTCGAACTGGCATACGCCGCCGGACGGCACACCATCTTGTCTTCCACCGGCGAACTACCACCCAATCTCTCAGGAGTTTGGCAGGGAAGCTGGGCCCCTGCCTGGTCCGGTGACTACACGCTCAACGGCAACCTCACTGCGGGCGCGCTCGCATCAGCAGTGACCACCGGCATGCCGGAGCTTCGCACGAGTCTGATCCGGCTCCTGGACCGCTACCGGGAGCACTTCGTTGAGAATGCCGTACGACTCTGGGGCGCGGACGGATGGCTCCTTCCGACACACATGAGCAGCCACGGCAGAGCCAACCACTTCAACGCCGCGTTTCCCCACGCGTTCTGGGTCGGCGGAGGCGGGTGGCTCCTCCGCCACTGCTTCGACTACCTCAGCGCGACCGGCGATAAAGCGGCGCTCCCGTGGATCTGGGAGTTTGCACATGAGGTAATGGCCTTCTACACGACCGCACTCCCCCATTGGGGCGGTCAGTGGCACGTCGCCCCCGGGTTCTCGCCCGAGAACACCCCGGAGGGAAGAGACACCCCGCTCAGCATCGATCCCACAGGCGATCTGACCATCATTCGGGACGCGGCGCTCATCGCCTGCCGCCTTGCTCATCTCGTAGGAGACGAGCGCCCGTGCGCAGCGTGGATGGAGTTTCGTGACCACCTGCCTCCCTTTCGAATCAGCGACGGGCTCCTTGCGGAGTGGATCGACAACGGCACACCAGAGAACCACGCACACAGGCACTGCTCACACCTCTACGTAGCGGAGATTGAGGGCGAGGAGCGTTGGGAAGACAGCGCCATCCAGCAGGCCACTCGCGCGGCCCTTGCAGCCAGAGTCAGACACCGCAACAGCAACCCCACCGCACCCCCGGGCACGATGGAGATGGCTTTTGGTCTGTGCCAGCTGGGCATCGTCGCCGCCCGGCTTGGCGATGCCGAAACCGCCCTTTGGGCGGTGACTTGGCTGACCCAGGAGCACTGGCGGCCAAATGGACTGCGGGATGAAATCCGGACCGCTTGA
- a CDS encoding alpha-N-arabinofuranosidase, producing the protein MTHTDVVINLDLTGPTVSRHLYGHFAEHLGRCIYGGFWVGEDSPLPNTRGIRTDIVEALRAIQIPNLRWPGGCFADDYHWRDGIGPSTERARMVNSHWGDVVEDNSFGTHEFMDLCDMLGADAYICGNVGSGTVREMSEWVEYLTRGDDSPMATLRRQNGRDEPWRVPFFGIGNEPWGCGGNMRGDAYADLARQYATYARNHGENTLYRIAAGASDSDYEWTESLMKALGCIPCGDRPAFEAVSFHYYSFAGQNGLKGSATDFNEDDYFRTIASAAKVEELLTRHSTVMDRYDPQRRIGLVLDEWGTWWDVEPGTNPGFLYQQNSLRDAMVAAIHFDAFHRHADRLVMANIAQTVNVLQAMVLTDPETSALVLTPTYHVFEMNTGHHDAATCDVRVRNAPTRNWNGTELTTVSASATTTGTSALVSLTNLDSDGPVELVLDLRGRSVKSWHGRILTAETVRAHNTPAAPDAVAPRAFTDLEPVERGLRVTLPPHSYVTVALDLA; encoded by the coding sequence ATGACCCACACAGACGTCGTCATCAACCTTGACCTGACGGGCCCGACCGTCAGCCGCCATCTCTACGGACACTTCGCCGAACACCTGGGCCGCTGCATTTACGGCGGCTTCTGGGTCGGGGAGGACTCTCCACTGCCCAATACCCGCGGGATCCGCACCGACATCGTCGAAGCTCTACGGGCAATCCAGATCCCCAACCTCAGGTGGCCCGGCGGCTGCTTCGCAGACGACTACCACTGGCGCGACGGCATCGGTCCAAGTACGGAGCGTGCCAGGATGGTGAACTCCCACTGGGGTGACGTGGTGGAGGACAACTCGTTCGGAACACATGAGTTCATGGATCTCTGCGACATGCTCGGGGCGGACGCATACATCTGCGGAAACGTCGGTTCTGGGACGGTGCGGGAGATGAGTGAATGGGTAGAATATCTGACCCGTGGTGACGATTCTCCCATGGCTACGCTGCGCCGCCAGAACGGTCGCGACGAGCCGTGGCGGGTGCCCTTCTTCGGGATCGGGAATGAGCCTTGGGGCTGCGGAGGCAATATGCGGGGCGATGCATATGCGGACCTCGCGCGCCAGTACGCCACCTACGCCCGAAACCACGGCGAGAACACGCTGTACCGTATCGCCGCAGGCGCAAGCGATTCCGACTACGAATGGACCGAGTCGCTGATGAAGGCTCTCGGCTGCATCCCCTGCGGTGATCGACCGGCGTTCGAGGCCGTCTCATTCCACTACTACAGCTTCGCGGGCCAGAATGGGCTCAAGGGGTCGGCGACCGATTTCAACGAGGATGACTACTTCCGAACAATCGCGTCGGCAGCAAAGGTGGAGGAACTCCTCACCCGACACTCCACGGTCATGGACAGGTACGACCCGCAACGCCGGATTGGACTCGTCCTCGATGAATGGGGGACGTGGTGGGATGTCGAGCCGGGAACCAACCCCGGGTTCTTGTACCAGCAGAACTCGCTCCGGGACGCGATGGTGGCCGCGATCCACTTTGACGCCTTCCATCGCCACGCTGACCGCCTCGTGATGGCCAACATTGCCCAAACGGTCAATGTTCTCCAGGCAATGGTGCTGACTGATCCCGAGACGAGCGCACTGGTTCTCACGCCGACCTACCACGTCTTTGAGATGAACACCGGTCATCACGATGCAGCGACCTGCGACGTCCGTGTCCGGAATGCCCCGACTCGAAACTGGAACGGCACAGAGTTGACAACTGTGTCCGCCTCAGCGACCACGACTGGAACATCCGCCCTTGTCTCGCTCACGAACCTCGACAGCGACGGCCCCGTTGAGCTCGTTCTCGACCTGCGGGGCAGGTCGGTCAAGAGCTGGCACGGGCGCATCCTCACCGCCGAGACAGTCCGGGCCCACAACACTCCCGCTGCCCCTGACGCCGTGGCACCACGGGCGTTCACCGACCTCGAGCCTGTGGAAAGGGGGCTCCGGGTCACTCTGCCACCACACTCGTACGTCACAGTCGCGCTTGACCTGGCGTAA